In a genomic window of uncultured Sphaerochaeta sp.:
- a CDS encoding DNA repair helicase XPB: MQDTPLIVQSDKTLLLDVHHQRTEECRADLVRFCELIKSPEHMHTYTLSAISLWNAAASGIKLETILDRLTYWSKFPVAESVLFYVRDMASRWGKVRLTESDDPRYYRLEVDSERIKSELMQRKALSKVLVLKDSRTFLLETYARGEVKLQLIKIGYPVDDRIRLNAGPPLPLSLREQTRKGKDFVVRPYQKMAADALLGDLGPGCGFGTIVLPCGSGKTVVGMEIMQRLATKTLVVTTNVAAVHQWMQEILDKTDLTEEQVGEYTGERKDPRDVTVCTYQVLTYRPDKEGPFPHLDLLTKGNWGLIIYDEVHMLPAPVFKITAELQAVYRVGLTATLVREDGREDEVFSLVGPKRFDVPWNELQQQGFIAEAYCHEIRIDLPKELEIPYALGTKREKYRMASENPLKLEVVKELVNRHPDDFILIIGQYLDQLKHIADAFKLPIITGSTPNAKREELYSAFREGTTRILVVSKVANFAIDLPDASVAIQVSGTFGSRSEEAQRLGRVLRPKNRSSFFYSVVTRYSNEEEFAANRQKFLAEQGYSYEIEVWDN, translated from the coding sequence ATGCAAGACACCCCCCTGATCGTACAAAGTGACAAGACGCTTTTGCTGGACGTACACCACCAGCGAACCGAGGAGTGCCGGGCGGATCTGGTCCGTTTCTGCGAACTCATCAAGAGCCCCGAGCATATGCATACCTATACACTCAGCGCCATTTCGCTGTGGAATGCTGCGGCAAGCGGCATCAAGCTGGAAACCATTCTCGACCGCCTTACCTACTGGAGCAAATTCCCGGTAGCCGAGAGCGTCCTGTTTTATGTCAGGGACATGGCTTCCCGGTGGGGAAAGGTCAGGCTTACCGAAAGTGATGATCCGCGGTACTACCGACTTGAGGTGGACAGCGAGCGCATCAAGAGTGAACTGATGCAGCGCAAAGCCCTCTCCAAGGTGCTTGTGCTCAAGGACAGCAGGACGTTTCTGCTCGAAACCTATGCCAGGGGAGAAGTGAAACTGCAACTGATCAAGATCGGCTACCCGGTCGATGACCGGATCCGCCTCAATGCAGGCCCTCCTTTGCCGCTTTCCTTGCGGGAGCAAACCAGAAAAGGCAAGGATTTTGTCGTCAGGCCGTACCAGAAGATGGCTGCAGACGCACTTTTGGGAGACTTGGGACCGGGTTGCGGCTTCGGCACCATCGTCTTGCCCTGTGGATCGGGAAAAACCGTGGTGGGCATGGAAATCATGCAAAGACTGGCTACCAAGACACTGGTGGTGACCACCAATGTGGCTGCGGTGCACCAGTGGATGCAGGAAATCCTGGACAAGACCGATCTGACCGAGGAACAAGTCGGCGAGTACACCGGGGAGCGCAAGGATCCGCGCGACGTCACCGTGTGCACCTACCAGGTCCTTACCTATCGTCCGGACAAGGAGGGGCCGTTCCCCCATCTTGACCTTCTGACCAAGGGCAACTGGGGTCTCATCATCTATGATGAGGTGCACATGCTTCCTGCCCCGGTCTTCAAGATCACCGCAGAGCTCCAGGCAGTCTACCGTGTCGGCCTGACTGCCACGCTGGTCCGTGAGGACGGCAGGGAGGACGAGGTGTTCAGCCTTGTCGGACCCAAGCGATTCGACGTCCCCTGGAACGAATTGCAGCAGCAAGGCTTCATCGCCGAGGCATACTGCCACGAAATCCGCATTGACCTGCCAAAGGAGCTGGAAATCCCGTATGCACTCGGAACCAAACGGGAGAAGTACCGGATGGCCAGCGAGAATCCTCTCAAACTGGAGGTGGTGAAAGAGCTGGTCAATCGGCATCCTGATGACTTCATCCTGATCATCGGCCAGTACCTTGACCAGCTGAAGCATATCGCGGATGCCTTCAAGCTCCCCATCATCACCGGCAGCACACCCAACGCAAAACGGGAGGAGCTCTACAGCGCCTTCAGGGAAGGGACGACCAGGATTCTGGTCGTGAGCAAGGTAGCCAACTTTGCCATCGATCTTCCTGACGCCTCGGTGGCAATCCAGGTCTCCGGTACCTTCGGTTCTCGCAGTGAGGAAGCACAGAGACTGGGACGGGTCCTCAGGCCGAAGAACCGTTCGAGTTTCTTTTACTCGGTAGTCACCCGGTATTCCAACGAGGAAGAGTTCGCCGCAAACAGACAGAAGTTCCTTGCAGAACAGGGATACTCCTATGAGATTGAGGTATGGGACAATTGA
- a CDS encoding helicase-associated domain-containing protein, with translation MGQLNEQAQESFKALVSRYSEDNYFFLVRNYLGLVSTPFHKPQLTGRLCSFFCQKHIQESMLAMLDEMDQVILSLLQVTGPVRSEEITMLLKQRWSYGTLLRRVSNLQQRMILLNDSGYLVCNPLLEQQLQECTSLLPLFGEQALACRNTPYCSTEFLRAFLSLVRKEGKLVYREEYLRTFPTFGAEPLEQLFNALGKALLSLSVLEGEKHISINDEKASALLALNDRKLLCLLLCHQMGTENMPFASDLLEMLGKIGSLDTNSLKLLIGALSVKHHLQAAPNLLSELSTWGVITLDEGWHVSALDAGHEHSGLLVDSDQTISYEGTCPSDDILYRIAEIEVLDHQKRYRVTKESFVLALDSGLSFDEIAHYLHTRSRASSEQPLLKQLTLLHERYRRVAIHDALVLSCDERTANLLTNLPSLKEHVLSSLSPTIFLMRRDSEEVWRQILVDSGQLLGATKRHEQIEVKQATANPLFSFLLENARICREPKVPNLIGPKPAAQLDNLLLEAIRTAKLTDEQRSDLEHRFHAKMILAKEQIVAQVLNTVLEAGGFDYQGKVSLCRQAAGKTNIALELQLTDQELVVHALEVAYTPQKEALLKAAVMPTMEVKIIPVSKIFLVRLVRIHLA, from the coding sequence ATGGGACAATTGAATGAGCAAGCGCAAGAATCGTTCAAGGCACTGGTAAGCCGGTACAGCGAAGACAACTATTTCTTTCTTGTCCGCAACTATCTGGGCTTGGTGAGCACCCCGTTCCACAAGCCTCAGCTGACGGGTCGTCTCTGTTCGTTCTTCTGCCAGAAACACATCCAGGAGAGCATGCTCGCCATGCTCGATGAGATGGACCAGGTGATACTCAGCCTTCTGCAGGTGACAGGACCTGTGCGTTCTGAGGAGATCACCATGCTTCTGAAGCAGCGTTGGAGCTATGGGACACTGCTCAGGCGTGTCTCCAACCTGCAGCAAAGAATGATATTGCTCAATGACAGCGGCTATCTGGTGTGTAATCCTTTGCTTGAGCAACAGTTGCAGGAATGCACCTCGCTGCTGCCGCTTTTTGGTGAGCAGGCGCTTGCATGCAGGAACACTCCGTACTGCAGCACGGAATTTCTCCGCGCATTTCTCAGTCTTGTCCGAAAGGAGGGAAAGCTGGTGTACCGTGAGGAATACCTGCGTACCTTCCCCACCTTTGGTGCTGAGCCGCTGGAACAACTGTTCAATGCTTTGGGAAAGGCCTTGCTGTCACTGAGTGTTCTTGAAGGGGAGAAACACATCTCGATCAATGATGAGAAAGCCTCTGCACTGCTTGCCCTCAACGACAGGAAGTTGCTTTGCCTGCTTCTTTGTCATCAGATGGGCACCGAGAACATGCCGTTTGCTTCAGACCTGCTCGAGATGCTGGGCAAGATCGGAAGTCTGGATACAAACTCCCTGAAATTGCTCATCGGCGCCCTTTCGGTGAAACACCACCTGCAGGCCGCTCCCAATCTTCTTTCAGAACTCTCCACCTGGGGTGTCATCACCCTCGATGAAGGGTGGCATGTCTCAGCCCTCGATGCAGGACATGAGCACAGCGGCCTGCTGGTGGACAGCGACCAAACCATCAGTTATGAAGGGACATGCCCTTCTGATGACATCCTCTACAGAATTGCGGAAATTGAGGTTCTTGACCATCAGAAACGCTATCGCGTGACCAAGGAGAGTTTTGTCCTTGCCCTCGATTCAGGCCTCTCATTCGATGAGATAGCACACTATCTGCACACAAGGAGCAGGGCGTCCTCAGAGCAACCTTTGCTCAAACAGCTTACGCTGCTCCATGAGCGTTATCGCCGCGTCGCCATCCATGATGCCCTGGTGCTGAGCTGTGATGAGCGAACCGCCAATCTTCTGACCAATCTGCCTTCCCTCAAGGAGCATGTGCTCTCATCCCTCAGCCCCACCATCTTTCTCATGCGTCGGGACTCCGAGGAGGTGTGGAGACAAATCCTGGTCGACTCAGGCCAACTGCTGGGGGCGACAAAACGTCATGAGCAGATTGAGGTCAAACAAGCAACAGCAAATCCGCTTTTTTCCTTCCTGCTGGAAAACGCCCGAATATGCCGGGAACCCAAGGTTCCCAACCTCATCGGGCCAAAACCGGCGGCTCAGCTCGACAATCTCCTGCTTGAAGCCATCCGCACGGCAAAGCTGACCGACGAGCAACGCTCCGACCTCGAGCATCGCTTCCATGCCAAGATGATCCTGGCAAAGGAACAGATAGTGGCTCAGGTACTGAATACGGTACTGGAGGCAGGTGGTTTTGATTACCAGGGAAAGGTCAGCCTATGCAGGCAAGCCGCAGGAAAGACAAATATTGCCCTTGAGTTGCAGCTCACCGACCAGGAACTGGTGGTACATGCCTTGGAGGTTGCCTACACGCCGCAGAAAGAAGCGTTGCTGAAGGCTGCAGTCATGCCGACCATGGAAGTGAAAATCATCCCTGTCAGCAAGATATTCCTTGTTCGCTTGGTGAGGATTCACCTCGCCTGA
- the aroE gene encoding shikimate dehydrogenase, producing the protein MLCLTLTGSTLEENRALVERNRTWISLAELRLDHLHPDEQKIASSFPSTVDLPVILTLRRASDGGKCTLAEKQRLQLLYEASKGDFAYVDIEDDVKKGDLKFKDPLFEQKVDMEASLRQRGVKIIRSYHNFECVPPDIFGKISKLAAKGDIPKVAVTPNNLMDIITLFRVQQELSEVKEKIVIGMGEFGICTRILYKKCGSLLSFCSDSQAAPGHLGAQAMSTLYRADKLDDKTHIFGIIGNPVYHTASPKIHNPGFDAIRYNAVYVPFLVDSVRAFFKLAEMLQIHGFSVTVPHKRSVQPYLGRITREVKQIGSCNTVVRIQNMWKGMNTDYYGFLAPISEQIASGSIRHALVIGAGGASRAVVWALHNHGVKVTILNRSQEHARSLAAETMSNYDTLEHGSLYQGTVDLVVQTTSVGMGELSSMDPCPSFAFKGSEIAYELVYEPKETLFLKKAKDAGCQIVNGSQMLMEQGKLQFEAFTGYHYPHWIQADL; encoded by the coding sequence GTGCTTTGCCTTACTCTTACCGGCTCCACCTTGGAGGAGAACCGGGCTTTGGTGGAACGCAACCGAACATGGATCTCTCTTGCTGAGCTTCGGCTTGACCATCTGCATCCTGATGAACAGAAAATCGCCTCATCCTTCCCCTCGACCGTGGATCTTCCGGTCATCCTTACCCTTCGCCGCGCATCTGATGGCGGCAAGTGCACCCTTGCAGAGAAACAGCGTCTCCAGTTGCTGTATGAAGCGAGCAAGGGCGACTTCGCCTATGTTGACATCGAGGATGATGTGAAGAAAGGCGATCTGAAGTTCAAGGATCCTCTTTTTGAACAGAAGGTGGATATGGAAGCCTCGTTGCGCCAGCGAGGGGTGAAGATCATCCGCTCCTACCACAACTTTGAGTGTGTTCCTCCAGATATCTTCGGCAAGATCAGCAAGCTTGCTGCAAAGGGCGACATTCCCAAGGTTGCCGTCACTCCCAACAACCTCATGGACATCATTACGCTTTTCCGAGTGCAGCAGGAGCTCTCCGAGGTCAAGGAAAAGATTGTCATCGGAATGGGTGAGTTCGGTATCTGCACCCGCATTCTCTACAAGAAATGCGGCAGCTTGCTGAGCTTCTGCTCGGACAGCCAAGCAGCTCCCGGCCACTTGGGAGCCCAGGCAATGAGTACGCTCTACCGTGCAGACAAGCTGGATGACAAGACCCACATCTTTGGTATCATCGGCAATCCTGTCTATCATACGGCAAGCCCGAAGATCCATAATCCGGGCTTTGATGCGATTCGCTACAATGCTGTCTATGTCCCGTTCCTTGTGGATTCGGTGCGTGCCTTTTTCAAGTTGGCCGAGATGCTGCAGATTCATGGCTTTTCCGTCACCGTTCCGCACAAGCGCAGTGTACAGCCATACCTGGGACGAATCACCCGTGAGGTGAAGCAGATCGGGTCGTGCAATACCGTGGTGCGCATCCAGAATATGTGGAAGGGTATGAACACCGACTACTACGGTTTCCTTGCCCCGATTTCCGAACAGATTGCTTCCGGTTCGATACGCCACGCACTGGTCATCGGAGCAGGTGGGGCGAGTAGGGCGGTGGTTTGGGCTTTGCACAACCATGGGGTGAAGGTAACCATCCTCAACCGCAGCCAAGAACATGCACGCTCGCTGGCAGCTGAGACGATGAGCAACTACGACACTTTGGAGCATGGATCCCTGTACCAGGGGACGGTCGACCTGGTGGTGCAGACCACCAGTGTGGGCATGGGAGAGCTGAGCTCGATGGATCCCTGTCCTTCCTTCGCTTTCAAAGGATCCGAAATCGCCTATGAGCTGGTGTATGAGCCCAAGGAAACCCTCTTCCTGAAGAAGGCAAAGGATGCCGGATGCCAGATCGTCAATGGATCGCAGATGTTGATGGAACAGGGAAAACTCCAGTTCGAGGCGTTCACCGGATACCACTATCCCCACTGGATTCAGGCAGACCTCTGA